One window of Quercus robur chromosome 5, dhQueRobu3.1, whole genome shotgun sequence genomic DNA carries:
- the LOC126727377 gene encoding transcription factor MYB30-like: MVKAQHAEEKMPLRKGAWTSEEDKKLTAYIKRYGIWNWSQMPKPAGLARSGKSCRLRWMNYLRPDIKRGNFSEEEEETILKCHEELGNRWSAIAAMLPGRTDNEIKNYWHTNLKKRFRNNWSTSSTTVSLKVQNWDVEANQNDSSEINLLHCDASKVSNLDGNHPMSPQLSTDDPSSSSTDPAVEIDRNQTIEENVCSSETFEELQSFWEQPFSLEDCMVETDPAGFIAQTTNTCFPEPIYPCDSYEDVHHDLWFNLPNHEEMHGM; encoded by the exons ATGGTGAAAGCTCAGCATGCTGAGGAGAAGATGCCTTTGAGAAAAGGTGCATGGACTTCTGAAGAAGATAAGAAGCTGACTGCTTACATTAAGCGATATGGCATTTGGAATTGGAGTCAGATGCCAAAACCTGCAG gctTGGCAAGGTCTGGGAAGAGTTGTAGACTTCGTTGGATGAATTACCTTAGGCCAGATATTAAGCGTGGAAACTTTAGCGAGGAAGAGGAGGAAACCATACTCAAGTGCCATGAAGAGCTGGGAAACCG atGGTCTGCAATTGCAGCAATGCTTCCTGGAAGGACagataatgaaataaaaaattactggCACACTAACTTGAAAAAGCGCTTTAGGAACAATTGGAGTACTAGTTCAACAACTGTATCACTCAAGGTGCAAAACTGGGATGTTGAAGCTAACCAGAATGATTCATCTGAGATTAATCTCTTACATTGCGATGCCTCAAAAGTGTCAAACTTGGATGGCAATCATCCTATGTCACCACAACTGTCCACTGATGATCCCTCTTCATCAAGCACTGACCCTGCTGTTGAAATTGATAGAAACCAAACCATAGAAGAGAATGTTTGTTCATCTGAAACATTTGAAGAACTCCAAAGTTTCTGGGAGCAGCCATTTTCATTGGAGGACTGCATGGTGGAAACAGACCCTGCAGGATTTATAGCTCAAACTACTAATACGTGTTTCCCAGAACCCATATATCCATGTGATTCTTATGAAGATGTCCACCATGATTTGTGGTTCAATCTACCTAATCACGAAGAAATGCATGGTATGTGA